A window of the Marinifilum sp. JC120 genome harbors these coding sequences:
- a CDS encoding portal protein has protein sequence MGIASDLVILIVAGMLGGFVARMFRQPLLLGYIVAGVLVGPYTGGITISSVHDVELLAEIGVALLLFTLGIEFSIKELKPVRHVALIGTPLQIILTMAFGWGTGQIMGWDSHLSIWFGAFISLSSTMVVLKTLESHGLVGTLSSRVMLGMLVVQDIVIVPMLIIMPQLGSDSFGLQQLGMAGIKTVLFLASMFVLGSRIIPRFMKIVAGWNSREMFMLSCSAIGLGIGYLTHSLGLSFAFGAFVAGMVLSESRYAYQALSDILPLRDIFSLIFFASVGMLINPFYVWEHIGTILALAFAILVGKGFIFGSMACIFRYRNVIPLALGLGMFQVGELSFLLLQQGAESGSFPKEYFPLFMGVGIVTMLITPIMASCTGPLYSMLQSRRKTNPLQTMNLPESELDGHVVILGYGRFGAYVADSLHDIDIPHVIVDLDANKVELASDAGRAVIYGDAGQEIVLEAARVSHARMVLMTIPSVRGSNSVLEKVNLLAPQCQVVALSRNPEHLEMLNELGVHHIIMPEFETGLEMIRQTLFNFCLPAVEIQNVMDSMRRERYTSDVERNYPKAAQFFRLSKAAESINLNWVEVNDEAEIVGRSLAGSKIRTVTGVSVVGVLRSDHFIQNPDGSFQFADGDIVGVLGGRKNIERFRRLASQPEEEKEV, from the coding sequence TTGGGAATCGCTTCTGATCTTGTTATCCTTATCGTTGCAGGTATGCTGGGCGGTTTTGTGGCCCGTATGTTTCGTCAGCCGCTTTTGCTGGGCTACATTGTCGCCGGGGTGCTGGTCGGTCCTTATACCGGGGGTATCACTATTTCCAGCGTGCATGATGTTGAATTGCTTGCGGAAATAGGGGTAGCACTACTTTTATTCACCCTTGGTATTGAGTTTTCCATCAAGGAACTTAAACCGGTGCGCCATGTGGCCTTGATCGGGACACCGCTGCAAATCATCCTGACTATGGCTTTCGGTTGGGGAACCGGACAGATCATGGGCTGGGATTCACATCTTTCCATATGGTTCGGGGCCTTTATTTCCCTCTCCAGTACCATGGTAGTCCTGAAGACTTTGGAGAGTCACGGGCTGGTGGGCACTTTGTCCAGCCGGGTCATGCTCGGTATGCTGGTGGTGCAGGATATCGTCATCGTACCCATGCTGATTATTATGCCCCAGCTTGGTTCTGATTCCTTTGGGTTACAGCAGTTGGGCATGGCCGGGATCAAGACTGTGCTCTTCCTGGCTTCCATGTTTGTGCTCGGGTCACGCATCATTCCACGTTTCATGAAGATTGTTGCCGGTTGGAATTCGCGGGAAATGTTTATGCTTTCCTGTAGTGCCATCGGGCTGGGAATCGGCTACCTTACACATTCCCTTGGTTTGTCATTTGCTTTCGGGGCATTTGTGGCCGGGATGGTGCTCAGTGAATCTCGCTATGCCTATCAGGCCTTAAGTGACATCCTGCCCTTACGCGATATTTTCAGTCTTATTTTCTTTGCTTCTGTGGGTATGCTCATTAATCCGTTTTACGTTTGGGAGCATATCGGAACCATTCTGGCTCTGGCTTTTGCCATCCTTGTGGGCAAAGGGTTCATTTTTGGTTCCATGGCCTGTATTTTTCGTTACCGCAACGTTATTCCCTTAGCCTTGGGGCTGGGGATGTTTCAAGTGGGTGAGCTTTCCTTTCTGCTGTTGCAGCAGGGGGCTGAATCCGGTTCTTTTCCCAAGGAATATTTCCCGCTTTTTATGGGCGTGGGAATAGTAACCATGCTCATCACTCCAATCATGGCGTCCTGCACCGGACCGCTTTATTCCATGCTGCAAAGTCGCCGCAAGACCAATCCCTTGCAGACCATGAACCTGCCGGAAAGTGAGCTTGACGGACATGTGGTTATCCTTGGTTACGGGCGTTTCGGAGCATATGTTGCCGATTCTCTGCATGATATCGATATCCCGCACGTTATTGTGGATCTTGACGCCAATAAGGTTGAGCTGGCATCTGATGCCGGACGAGCGGTTATTTACGGTGATGCCGGGCAGGAAATCGTGCTTGAGGCGGCCCGTGTATCCCATGCACGCATGGTGCTTATGACTATTCCGTCTGTACGCGGATCTAATTCTGTACTGGAGAAAGTTAACCTTCTTGCACCGCAATGTCAGGTGGTGGCTCTTTCCCGTAACCCGGAACATCTGGAGATGCTTAATGAATTGGGCGTGCATCATATCATTATGCCTGAGTTCGAGACCGGTTTGGAAATGATCCGTCAGACTTTGTTCAATTTCTGTCTTCCTGCCGTAGAGATTCAAAATGTAATGGATTCCATGCGCCGGGAGAGGTATACCTCTGATGTAGAACGCAATTACCCCAAGGCCGCCCAGTTTTTCCGGCTAAGCAAGGCTGCGGAGTCTATCAATTTGAATTGGGTTGAGGTGAATGATGAAGCCGAGATAGTCGGTAGGTCCCTTGCCGGGAGTAAGATCCGCACGGTGACCGGTGTTTCCGTAGTCGGTGTGCTTCGGAGTGATCATTTTATCCAGAATCCGGACGGATCTTTTCAGTTTGCTGATGGAGATATTGTAGGCGTGCTTGGCGGGCGCAAAAATATTGAACGGTTCAGGCGTCTTGCCTCACAACCGGAAGAGGAAAAAGAGGTTTAA
- a CDS encoding TraR/DksA family transcriptional regulator codes for MNDKQKEELKNKIKTEIENLTKQVKNLEGTVDPVKPDAAIGRLSRLDTMLNQGINKSSISLSRQRILNLEDALNRLENDPFFGECEECGDDILHARLLAIPESRFCVHCAEQHKE; via the coding sequence ATGAATGATAAACAAAAAGAAGAACTTAAGAATAAGATAAAAACTGAAATTGAAAATCTAACCAAACAGGTAAAGAATCTGGAAGGAACCGTGGATCCGGTCAAGCCGGATGCGGCCATCGGCAGGTTGTCCCGGCTTGATACCATGCTCAATCAGGGCATTAACAAGTCTTCCATTTCTCTGTCCCGTCAACGGATTTTGAATCTTGAAGATGCACTTAACCGTTTGGAAAACGATCCGTTTTTCGGGGAATGCGAGGAGTGCGGCGATGATATTCTCCATGCACGGCTGCTGGCTATTCCAGAAAGCCGGTTCTGTGTGCACTGTGCAGAACAACATAAGGAGTAG